The following proteins are co-located in the Solea senegalensis isolate Sse05_10M linkage group LG12, IFAPA_SoseM_1, whole genome shotgun sequence genome:
- the LOC122778577 gene encoding small integral membrane protein 32-like, producing the protein MLRQILLNSTDTPDFDLVLMAQSSTNGPSSLNASHGGSVSVAALLRPTTGRGGGLREGELHKPDLITYMVMCLLLFLLVLLIVFFINCQLRNSFFASMPYDRSLREARTSYK; encoded by the coding sequence ATGCTGAGGCAGATCCTCCTCAACTCCACCGACACGCCAGACTTCGACCTGGTGCTCATGGCCCAGTCTTCCACGAATGGTCCCTCCTCACTGAACGCCTCCCACGGCGGCTCGGTGAGCGTGGCCGCTCTTCTGAGACCCACCACGGGGCGAGGAGGGGGACTCCGGGAGGGCGAGCTCCACAAACCGGACCTGATCACCTATATGGTCATGTGCCTACTGCTCTTTCTGCTGGTGCTGCTCATTGTGTTCTTCATCAACTGCCAACTCCGGAATTCTTTCTTCGCCTCAATGCCATATGACAGGTCACTGAGAGAGGCCCGGACCTCCTACAAGTAA